The Populus nigra chromosome 4, ddPopNigr1.1, whole genome shotgun sequence genome contains the following window.
ACGAGACCTAAATCTGGGCCCTGGAAGCTCAATTGGACTAATAAGTGTTTTTGGGCCACGATTAATATGCAGATTGGACTCGTTCTGGATCAGAGATTATACCTGGGCCAAGCTGAGAACATTTTAGGGCTCGGAGCTGATTGGACTTGTTCTGGATCAGAGATTATATCTGGGCCAAGCTGAGAACATTTTAGGGCTCGGAGCTGACCCTAACCGCGACACGAAACTAGGGTTTTACACTCACTTATATGCTCCTCCAAAACTTTGAGGCAGGGAGGAAGAGTTGGCGTTTGAGCTGAGGAACCCGGCTGCTTCTCTCTCAAGCACGTCACAAAATGGTTTCCTTCAGGGTATGTAACATCAACATCCTCGGACCTCCTCATTCTGCTGTTTTTCATGGCTCCAATGACaagatgtttgatttttttatttgtgttttgcgTGGAAACAGTTTCACCAGTACCAAGTGGTCGGGAGAGCACTTCCAACTGAGTCCGATGAGCATCCAAAGATCTACCGCATGAAGCTTTGGGCAACGAACGAGGTCCGTTCAAAATCAAAGTTCTGGTATGTGTCTTCTCTTCCCTTCCTAAATAATCTATCTTTGATGGTTTTTTGAGTCTTTTGTATGTATTTTATTATGATCGCAAATTTCTGATTCTATGATGGTTGATGAGTTTTAGGTACTTCTTGAGGAAGCTTAAGAAGGTCAAGAAAAGCAATGGACAAATTCTTGCCATAAATGAGGTACGTGCGATCTTACATTCGTTATAGAGCGTCCGATGATGTTGTCTTATGAGTAAGATAAGAACTGATTTTGGGccttgaagggtttttttttttgttttatgaagGTGTTTCTGGACGTTGACATTAGTGAAGTGGGGaatgaaatatcattttcaatGTAGTAAAACCTCATAAAGTTTTGCCATTATATAGGATAGGATAACCATTTAATTCAGAAGTTGGGGGTCCTTAATCGAGATTAAACAGCTTATAAATGAAaattagtgttttaaaattacgcCGACTTGGAGCTAAAATGGGGATGAACTATGTCCTCAGCGCTCCAGGTTAATGTGATGAAATTCTAGACTTAACTTCCTAGAACTATGTTAACTCATTCAGTGGGAAACTTTAATAAAGTTGCACCAATGAAAGTGTTAAACTTGTAAGGAAATTTATTTAGTTCCGAAGAATACTAAACTGAATTTTAGTACCAATAGATTGGCTCAGCTCATAATTACTCACcccttaactaaaaaaatctagCTACTTAAATCTTTAAATCACAAAACTTATTCACATGCACCTTGGCTCAAACACCTGCATTTTCATGCATTGGTGTGAATCCTGGCAACATGGAAAAAATGCGTTGATTGCTCCCACCAAATCTATAATCTGTGCATCCAGGCTATTTGCATGGAGTAGGCCTGcgatttcaattttgtttttcttcagcTCATAGTATTGGCGAGTTATAACCTAAATGTTGAAACTAAACTTTACTCTCTCGAGATGTAGAACCTCTGAAAGGATATCTCaggaataattatttttacctGTCTTTGTTATTGCCTTCTGCATAAGTGCATCTGCAAGAGTGAGATTTTGAATCTTACATTAATAAACATTCTATAGCTCTTTTGTTTATGCTTCTGGGGTTCAAACTTCCTTTTAATTAAGGGAAGGTCACATGATTAGCTGGTCAAATCAACTCACAGGAAATGACTTTCTTCCGTGATACCCATCTATTCCAGTGCTTTCTAGTTTTTAGGTGTCACAAAATACATTTCCTGTGCTTGATTTAAATCCATCTTTAAAAGGGAAATGTTAGCAACATTTGTTATACTTGTATATGAGTCTTCCTGTGGAAGGACAAGAATCACTGGCATTTTTGCTTCTTTGCTGTTCTATTTTATTCCAGTGgtctttaaataattaatttctgatTGTAGATTTTTGAGAAGAATCCTACCAAGATCAAGAACTATGGAATATGGCTGCGATACCAGAGCAGAACTGGTTATCACAACATGTACAAGGAATACAGGGATACAACTCTGAATGGTGCTGTTGAACAGATGTACAACGAGATGGCATCTCGCCACAGGGTTAGGTCACCATGCATCCAGATCATCAAGACTGCTACCATCCCTGCAAAGCTTTGCAAGAGAGAGAGCACCAAGCAGTTCCACAATTCCAAAATCAAGTTCCCATTGGTGTTCAAGAAGGTTAGACCCCCAACCAGGAAGCTCAAGACAACATACAAGGCATCCAGGCCCAACCTGTTTATGTAAATTGGTTGGTTTAATTTGTTGGTTCTTCGATCTGCGACCTGGTTAGGCTGAATAGATTGTTGAGCTAGAGAGGATTAGAGCTAGATCTATTTCAAGAACCCATTGCTTCCGGGAGTTTATTCTTCATCTACTGTTGTCAACCCTTTCAAGTTTTGAAGCTCATGTGTTCTGTTAAGTTgcctaatttctttttgaattttgtgcTCATGGAAACTTTCTGGTGCCTTGTATTGGCGCTGTCAAGTGCTTATGAAAATGTTCTTTCCAGTTTTGAAGATAATGTGTTCTGAAGTTGGTGCTTCTCGTATTGATTTTGATTAGGGAGCAACTAGAATATTGGCTTGCACttattgaatcaatttttttaaatataaaaaaaatattaagagtttGAAGGATTTTTTAACAGGGTTATTAAACCTGATTAAAACATctaatataagtttttaattaaattgtggGCAAGCTAACttgaattgattgattttatatgttttaatgtaattttaaagattgataaaaatataacttaaattttaaaaaaaactttcaaatgatagtttttttaaaaaatattgagatgatgatatatatatttttttaaatattaagttaataataaattagatcAATCTTGAACTTTCATGATTCGGGTTATGAATTCTATTACAtctaataactttatttataatttttttatttaattatataataaaaataaatgctcataaaattgagataattatttctaaaaggcaaaaaaaaaaaaatcaataatataatcTATTTATcaaccaatctaatattaaataatgaaatttaaaaataattaaaagataaaataaaaaaacaaagcatatcTTAATGGTGAGTAAACTTGTTAAACCTGTGAATCGAGTAAGTCAGACTAGTACACCAAACATGTGAATTGTATTATGGACTCTACTaggattataatttgtttttttaaaacaattttttatttaactatatgataacaaaaatagatatttttaataacataattttgttCTAACAACGACTCAATatcgagatattttttttagatcgtaataacttcataaaagaCGAAACGAAaccaattataaaattgaattccCAATTAATCCATTATCTAAAGatgaacataaaattaatttaaaaagagttAAACTTGTCAAACAAACGAACCAAGTCAACTAGCAAACATATGAATAGATccatagattttataaaatttaataacataattttgttctaaaactatatttttttaactatgtaagaaaaaatagacgataaaaaaatcaagttcaataaaaaaaacaccccaCCAAATTCATAAACGAGGGCAGCTTGGGTTATCATGGCAAATCCATAAACCATgctaaccttatagaaaggtaaataaaaagaagcaggttatgaagtcaaattctcaactatcccaatattaaaaaacaaaatcgacaaaaataaatttaaaaaagaattataacaaaatttaaaaaaaaggataaattctcaattattttaatattaatttttttaaaaaaatcataacaaaaaaaattgtattaaaaaaataatataaaaaaacactatggcaTCTACagtgttttagtaaaaaaaccacgtattttagcttttcttataataatttcaAGCGATGCATGCTGCCTTTCAAGAGTCatcaaattgaatatttttaatgctttttctaaaaatatttctgAAAACACTCTTCATCAAAATGCTAAACACGTACTTCATgcacttgttttcttttgactgGTGGGTGGTTGCCACGTGTATCGTAGCGAGGACAGTAAACCTACTCAAATGTGAGGTTGCAACGTGTTCTATCTAACATTTCGGTGTTATTAGTAATGGGACGCGAGGCAGTGTTAAATGTTTAGCGTAGGAACATTTTGTCGTAAACACCTAGATTGGAACAGATGGCACCTCCTCTGAGACGACGGTGTTGAAAGTTTTGTTGGGTTGTTGAAGTTTGGTAACGGTCAACGGCTTTTTGACCGGAAAGCAAGACCGTTTGGCAACTCGTCAAACAAGCAAACGATATAACCAGCAAGACCGACCCGAACCCATCTTTCCttcaagtttttcctcttggcGGGCGGGCGGGCGGGTTGCTCCTGTCCTCTTGATAGTTACCGGCTAAGCTTATTCACGTGGCACCTTTTCATCCTCCGAGTCCAAGAGCTATTATCACCCATCCCcgcattatattttttctcgAGAGAAACATTTGACACCTGGCAATAATGACTCAAGTACCAAGCACCACCTGTACAACCAATCTACTAGACAACCTATTTCTGATCAAATCTtacaaatattaaagaataaacagTCAAAGATTAAGCTAGCAGCAGTGTAGGAGAGGGGGTGGTAGGTAGGcggtaagaaaatatatatgaaaattccCCTATTTAGAAGGTGAAAATAACGACACtcacatttctttctttatatgcTTACCCCCACCACCACTTCTCACCCTCCCACCTACTGCTGCTGCTTCATTTATCATTTTCCTCAACCAACTTGAACTCATTTAGTAAGTGTTCTCTTCACCCTTCTGATTTATGTAATCAATGATCATATATGCTAATGCCAGCTTTTATCTTTCTGTTTTATAGTATGTTATTTGATGATGAAATGAACATTCTGTTCTAAGCCAGATTATTACTATCTTAGTAGTGTTCCCATTTTCTGAGTGAAACAATCATCCATGGTCCATACCATTGgaaatttgtttcattttcttgaACTCTTATcctttgtttgtttgtgcaGTTTCTTGAAATGGCTCAAGAAGTTGTTAACCCAGAAGAGCAGGTATATATGCTCTGCAAGTTTCAGTTATATAAGATCCGTCTTTGTCTTTTTGGTTTCTTTACCCGCTtcctatttttgttatcaaattATGTGTGTGTGATTTCAAATCTTTATCTATGGTTGGATTTGCCCCAACTGGCGCCAAAGTAACTGATTAGTATAAAATGGGTGCTGTCGTAATTGCTATTTTAGGTTGTTCTTGGAGAAGAGATAGATCATGTTAGGCTGATCACATTGAACAGGCCTCGTCAATTGAATGTTATTTCATCAAAAGTGGTATGCTGAGTAAACTTCACCCAAGTTATAATGGCAACTGGTTCAGCTTGATTTCTGTATGtaattgttgtttcttttaCTCCATTCAGGTTTCTCTGCTGGCAGATTTCTTAGAGAAATGGGAAAAAGATGATAACACCAAACTTATATTAATCAAGGTTAGTTCTGATACCTCCAGAAAATTCAACTTAACTTGCTCTATCTGCTCAGTTGTGTCACGGGCTTACTGAGTATATCAAGCACTTAAAGTATGAAGTTGGATAAAgttcatccaaaaaaaataaaaaagttggagagaagtaaaaataatcatggaaaaaaagagaaggatcaGGTGATTAGTTTCATAAGTTATGATATGATACAGTGGAACCCTGTGGGTCAATTATCTATCTTTGTGAGTTATGAGAAAGGCAACCCTTCTGAGGGTGGGATAATCAAGTGTTGTTCAACAGTTAACAATTCCACCAGCACCAAACTAACGACTGCCATCACTGTGCAATTTTTTCCTGTTAAAGTTTAACAGCGATCTTATTCCTTATACAGGGTGCTGGGCGAGCATTTTCTGCTGGTGGGGATCTAAGAATGTTCTATGATGGCAGGACATCAAGTAAACACAGTTCCCTGAAACTAACTTTTAGATTCCCATTTTTATCTTGGCATCAATTATAATTCCTTAGCTACACATGTTCGCGAGTCATTGCACTAAACAGAGTTGTTGATTTCCTCCTATGTATGAGGTCATTCCCTTTCTTGTACGCATGAAGCTAATTTGTAAATATGGTGCCTTTTGGCAGAGGATTCTTGTCTTGAAGTGGTTTACAGAATGTACTGGCTTTGCCATCACATCCATACTTATAAGAAAACCCAGGTACTATTTTGGACTTGTTCTCCTACATATCCAAAGGTACTTACAGAATGATGAACCTCATTTCAATAACAGGTTGCTCTCGTCCATGGAATTTCAATGGGAGGAGGTGCATCATTGATGGTCCCGATGAAGTTTTCAGTCGTCACAGAGAAAACTGTGGGTATTTTGTCCTTGTTGGGGTATTTCTATGCATAGATTAGCGATTGTAGCCTTTGTGGTATAAGGCTTGGAATTTCGTTCTGATTTGGCATACTAAATCTTTCTAGTTTCTACAATGAACAAATAGGTTTTTTCCACTCCAGAAGCAAGTATAGGATTTCATACTGATTGTGGTTTCTCATACATACTATCTCGTCTCCCTGGTCATTTGGGTGAGTATTCAAATAGGGAAAGTTAAGCATTGCTAAGAgttctctttattttcttaatgtttaaGTTAATGACTTGAATGCCACTCACTTCTCTCTTTCTGGTACTTCAATGTGTTAAAAAAACTCAGAAAGTCATGGTATTGTGTACAGGGGAATTCTTAGCCTTGACAGGTGCGAGGCTGAATGGTAAGGAATTGGTCGCTGCTGGAATGGCAACTCATTTTGTCCCATTTGAGGTTAGTTTGAATTATACTACTTTGTATTTGTTGATATCCCAGTCTTGGAATCGTTATTTGTTTCagaaactcttttttattttttggatgagAGGTAGGTTGACTCCAAAAGCAGTTGAACACAGAATCCCATGCTTACTACAAGATGGTCGCTTCCAATCTTCCTTCAGGAAGATGTCCAGAAATATCTTAGTTATAATTGAATAACTaactagaaataataataaaaataagaactaaagGAGCGCTGACCTTTCTATTTCATTCACTGTAGTGATTCACTGAAGtacttatcttgtttattttctgTATGTCAGAAACTGCCTGAGCTAGAGAAGCGTCTTATAAGCTTGAACTCTGGTGATGAGAATGCAGTGAAATCTGTTATTGAAGAATTTTCTGTGGACATACAGCTTGATGAAGACAGCGTTTTAAACAAGTAATAGTTATGGAATAGTAAAGCATATATTCTCTTCCTTCATGAATTCTTCTATTTCATAGTGATGGGACTTATTACAGTTTGTTACTTTTTAAGGTTGTCAATTATTGATGAGTGCTTTTCAAGGGATACTGTGGTAGATATCATCAAATCATTTGTAAGTTCCTGCACCCTCCACCCTCCCCTCTCCAATTTAGAAATTTCTCACAGAATCCACTTGCAAATTATGATCATAATGAATGTGATATGTATGATATTCCGCTCCAGGGACTTGAGGCAAGCAAGGATGGAAATGGATGGATAGGTGCAATACTGAAAGGGTTGAAAAGATCATCCCCTACTGGATTGAAAATCACTCTCAGATCGGTAATCACTCAATATATGATTCGTAATAGATATCATGCATGGAAGCGGGCAGCTTCCTACTacattgaatttgaatttatcaGAAATAATAGTCCTTGGCGAGCTACTTGTCTTTCAGACTCCTAGAAATGCAATGCTTACCCTCTGGTCTTACCGAGTCCTAGTTGCAAAGGCTCAAGCACCTTGGGCATGTGAATCTAACTAGATCACCAGATTCTATTGTGGAATAAATGGCTTGCAATTATCTAACCATCAATCTTTGAAACATAAAGCCCTTTTAAAACGTTCAGACTGACAGAtgtgtatattttaatttgggACATGCGGAAGGAGATCCTGATTTTTGAAACAGGATTACCCTCCCAAATATGAGAAGATTCATATTCCATTCTCGGGATGGAATCCTGCAGAGCTTTCTTTCTGTTTGAATGCAACTCTTTGGTAGATCTTTTTTCAAATTGGATTTCTTACTACAAGTTGAGGAAAAGAATTTTGCTGACTGCTGAATGACACAAGTTTTCTTGTAGACCACTGTTTGATGTTCTTGTATCTTGCCTTctattgttttgaattctttttcaggttttttgttttaaagttcATACTCCAAGATTGCCTGAACTTTTCATCTGAGCCTCCTCATCAGGCACAACAGATGATGCTCTTCTCTACCTCTGACATTTATATAACTAGGGAATGGCTATTGACTTTAGATTAGAATTGCAATATAACTGGTCTTCTCTAGAGATGATTTTTAGATCCATTGCTACTGCAACTAATTTTCTGAAACATCTCCAGATTCGTGAAGGAAGGAAGCAGACACTGGCTGAGTGTCTTGAGAAGGAATTCAGACTAACAATGAACATACTCCGAACCACCATATCTGCTGATGTCTATGAGGTAATGACTTGTGttgttttttacatgtaaaaaacatcTGACAATCAATAACTctccataacaaaaaaatttgtcaCATTTTAATGAGCTAtccttttttttgtgaaaaggGTATTCGGGCTCTCACCATTGACAAGGATAATGCTCCTAAGGTACTCCCCCCCATCCCCCCTCTCCTTTGCACGCGCGTTCACGTGTGCATGTGGCATATGCTGGTATTGTTAAGGTCAAATCAATCTGGCCACTGTTTTTACTTTTGACCCTGTGGAGGTCAGGTATAATTTTAGATAAATGACAGAGAAACATCTAGCCATTTTGTAAACGTATTCAATCTTTTTGGctttttgcttcttttctttccctGATAAGGTGGTAAAGCATGAAgtattagttatttttcaaaaaaagaagtattcatatatttatatattttatttattatttatatcctttaatatttgcaAACAATCAACTTATACAGTGGGACCCACCAACTTGTGACGAAGTGGATGACTCTAAAGTGGACCTGGTATTCCAGCCGTTCAAAGATAATTTGGAGCTTCAAATTCCTGAAAACGAAAAGCACAGGTCAGCATGATTTCAGAGTTTTAGTTCAGAACTACCTTTCACAATTTTTCAATCCCCAAGTCCTCAGTAGTTTGCTGAAGCCTGATGTTTCcgtattaaaaatgtaattgTCAGGTGGGAAGGCAAATATGAACACTCAGCCTATGCTGCTCTAAATGCAACAGGAATAGCAAAATAAATCTCTTTTCCCAGCTCAGAAGCTTGTTGTAGGCCATCAATCCGCATCTCAGGCAGctggttgtgtttttttttttttctccgtcttttttttttgttttgtattaagATGACTAGTGTGACAATATCTCATGAAATTTTATTCGAATTTCCTTGCACTGGAGAAGTTTCATAGCACAAATTgcatttgaaatacaaaatcaaGCTGAGAAGATAGTTGGAATAAGCCTTGATGTTATGTATTCCAGGGGAAATAAAATTCTCAATATTGTGCATGTTATCCGGAAGAGATTATTTGGCTTATGTATCATGAAAGTAGAGCCTATGACAACATTCTAGTAAAACGTATTTCTTTTACCATAGATTCAACCGAGTCCAAGACCACTCCTATTAATTGCGACATCATTATCTACCACTATCTAGATATTAAGACTTTATTTAACATTGGTAGATTAGTTTTTAGGTAgagatgatattttaatatagtattaaaattttatttggtcTGGGCCTGTTTGGTAGAGCTCAAACCAAGGTTTCCTAACTATTTTTAGATCCCTTTGGTGCCTTCGAGAGTCATGAGATACCATTGCTTTGCTATTTTCGAGATTATGTTTAgtatagttttatatataatcaatcGGTTGATCGGttaaggaaattttcaaaatcaatcgACTGACTCATCTGCTATTTGTCATCATAATTtgcttttgtaatttttttttaatttcttttttagcttttgCTTCTTTTCCTTGTTTGGCTAGATAGACCAGGGAAACAAGCTTTTATACTTTTtgggggtatgccccttatactTTGTACAACTTGTTTCTTTTCATACAATTACTcttatctggaaaaaaaaatcttataaaactATTCTTATGatctcacctaacaacttaaacttttgagttgagatgattatttgacaCTAACGATTCATCAACTAAAAAGCTTTAATGAAAGCTCATCTTGTTGAAGAATGTGTGGAAAACAATTCTTATCTTGTGGCAAAATGACTTTGTACCGCTTAAGCAATAGAAATAGCTAGCTCGCTACGCTGctagttgaatattttttttccaatacaaAT
Protein-coding sequences here:
- the LOC133690606 gene encoding large ribosomal subunit protein eL20-like, translated to MVSFRFHQYQVVGRALPTESDEHPKIYRMKLWATNEVRSKSKFWYFLRKLKKVKKSNGQILAINEIFEKNPTKIKNYGIWLRYQSRTGYHNMYKEYRDTTLNGAVEQMYNEMASRHRVRSPCIQIIKTATIPAKLCKRESTKQFHNSKIKFPLVFKKVRPPTRKLKTTYKASRPNLFM
- the LOC133690482 gene encoding 3-hydroxyisobutyryl-CoA hydrolase-like protein 5 — its product is MAQEVVNPEEQVVLGEEIDHVRLITLNRPRQLNVISSKVVSLLADFLEKWEKDDNTKLILIKGAGRAFSAGGDLRMFYDGRTSKDSCLEVVYRMYWLCHHIHTYKKTQVALVHGISMGGGASLMVPMKFSVVTEKTVFSTPEASIGFHTDCGFSYILSRLPGHLGEFLALTGARLNGKELVAAGMATHFVPFEKLPELEKRLISLNSGDENAVKSVIEEFSVDIQLDEDSVLNKLSIIDECFSRDTVVDIIKSFGLEASKDGNGWIGAILKGLKRSSPTGLKITLRSIREGRKQTLAECLEKEFRLTMNILRTTISADVYEGIRALTIDKDNAPKWDPPTCDEVDDSKVDLVFQPFKDNLELQIPENEKHRWEGKYEHSAYAALNATGIAK